In the genome of Hippoglossus hippoglossus isolate fHipHip1 chromosome 9, fHipHip1.pri, whole genome shotgun sequence, the window CCCCCTAGAGGCTATTGTGTGTTAATGCACGTTAAACCAGAAATTGATTTATTCGATCAACAAAGCCTTTATTTGCCCTCTGTGATGAATATTTGGGACGATTGGTTGCAGTGGTGATGAGTGTTGAATATGTATGTTCATAAATTTAGTCTCCtctgaaaaacagaacatttaaacatcattttTATTGCCGGACTTAGTTGAATAGaagactcttattttgaaagtgcGACCTGGATGTACATCAGACTGGACAGCCCTGACAGACGGAGAGCGACTTGTTATAAAGTTTGCTCTGATGAATCTCATCCACTTCAACAGGAAATCGTCTGTAGGAGGTGAAACGTCGCTATGAACGCGTTAGCAGTGGCTCTGAGTTTCCTGTTTCTAATTGACGGTCAAACCTTTTGCCAAAATGGAACCAAACCTAACATTGTGATGGTGATGAGTGATGCATTTGTAAGTATGAATTAAGTTCCACCACAGAGCTCTGTTACTGCACAACAGttactgcagtgtgtgtatatttataagGCAGCAGCAGTAAAAGAGAACAGGGCTCTAACTTTAGGTTAAGCGGCACATATActtcatattttttacattggCTGATTGATTATCTGTTTTGTATTGGCTTGTGGTTTAAACgtcagttttcttcttttcttaaGGATGGGcgattgacctttgaccctggcAGCAAAGTTGTACAGCTGCCCTATGTAAACTACCTCAGGGAGCTTGGCTCTACCTTCCTCAATGCCTACACCAATTCTCCCATCTGCTGCCCATCAAGAGCAGGTAAGTGGCAAGATTTacccacaaaaaacacacacgggAGGAGTTCCCCTTTAAAATGCAAGAAAACAGATATTGTGGTAATTGTTGTCAGCGATGTGGAGCGGTCAGTTTGTCCACCTCACGCAGTCCTGGAACAACTTCAAGGGCCTGGATGCAAATGCTACCACGTGGATGGATGAACTGGAGGCGAAGGGATATCTCACCAAGGCGATGGGCAAGCTGGACTATACCTCAGGGAGTCATTCTGTCAGGTAGGCAGATGAGGAGCGATGAGGAGGAGAGTGCTGCCATAATTAATAACATCATGACATCTTTAAGTAtcactcttattattttcattataacaaccagtctgacaaaGCTTAAATATGACAGCTACACAGATGttccttgtgtctctctctcttctttcctcttctgaTCAAGGTTTCCTCctgtttaaaggtccagtgtgtaacaTGTTAGGGATCTATTGGcataatttgaatataaaattatCTTAGTTAggttttcacgagtgtgtttcatctaaattgtaagatttttgttttctttaccctagaatgggccctttaatatttacatctggagcgggtcctctctacagaggctaccatgtttttttacagtcgtccaaactggacaaactaaacaccttttgagtttttatgacaactgaaggctaccacaggttctgtttcatgtttagaaggggagggagagatgaggagtattcagctgcaacatgacacttcaccactttatgtcactaaattctacacactgaaccttttaaaggGAGTTGCCAAAGTGCTTactcgttgtgggaactgttgggtttctctataacaTTCTAAGGTCTAAACCTTACTATGTTAGGTGCCttaagataatgtatgttgCGATTTGGCgctattcaaataaaattgaatagaATTGAAGAGTGTCTGTAAAGTAGAGCCTGTATCCATGATTAGTGTGGTTCCAGGAAAGAAACAACCATCACTAACTTTGACTTATTCACAGAACAAAGATTAACATAACAGACAGACACCATACAAAAACATTGTCAGCAACTTATTGTGTGAGTAATAAGCAAAAACAGACTTTTCACGTGGGTAGCTATTTTCCAGAACAGTGTGAatcatcttttttgttttctcctcacatTTCTTTTCCACTTCCCGTTCTTGTGCTGCTCTCCGCATCATCTTGGtattcttgtgtgtttgtgcaactaCCCGCAGTAATCGAGTTGAGGCCTGGACACGAGATGTTCATTTCCTCCTGCGCCAAGAGGGCCGGCCGGTTACACAACTTGTTGGGAACATGTCCACAGTGAGGATTATGAGAAAAGactggaaaaacacagacaaggCTGCGCAGTGGATCCACCAAACAGCTGCAGCCTCGCACCAGCCTTTTGCTCTTTACCTTGGCCTCAATTTACCTCACCCTTACCAAACCCAATCCCTGGGGCCCACCGCAGGAGGATCCACCTTCCGTTCCTCACCGTACTGGCTCAAAAAGGCATGCTTTATTTACACCCCCTGTATTAATGCTTCCTGTGTTGTAGTATCGTTTGATTAAAAATCCCTGAGATATCCTCGTTCCTTTTTTTACGCACACAGGTGTCGTCTGATCTCATCACCGTTCCCAAATGGCTGCCTACCGCTGCCATGCACCCTGTTGATTTCTACTCCACCTTCACCAAAAACTGCACTGGTGTTTTCACCGAGGACGAAGTCAAAAGCATTCGGGCCTTCTATTATGCCATGTGTGCTGAAGCCGATGCCATGCTGGGTTAGTTGACAGCAGTAATTCTCCAAACCAAGAGTTATTTGTGGATAAGACTTTGGGGGATATCTCATGAAACATAACAAACCTGCAagttgtgatttcttttcttgttcaGGTACTCAAATCCAAACATGTACTGCAGAAAAAAAGTAGGAGTCACACTCTTACAGGAGCCCAACATGGACTAAAGCATGTATGAAAGTAAAGTAGACTTAGTGACTTAGTGACAGCCACCTCTCTGGCTAAAACACAAGGTGAAGTATAGAAGGCAACAGCAGGTAGCTAGAACAGATCAAATTTAAAGCGAACATTTCACTGAATTTCTTGTCTCACTGTCGATCCAGTGCAGCTGGAACTTTGACTTGAATTCCTGTTGGTAAAATTCCTGAATAGATAAAGGTTAAAACTAGTAAACGTTTTTATGGGCACGGCAATAGTGTAATTTGGGTAAGGAAGTTTCTTATCGTGTTAAAATatcaacagtaaaatatttaatattttctctaGAGTTGAATCTGCCACTAGATCTTGTTTACCAGCATTTTACTCTTTGCTACTGTTTTAGTAATGTATTTGAACTGAACTAATCTGTAACTCTGTGCTTATTCTGTCTCTCCCACACCCTCTGTCTCACCAGGCCATGTGATATCAGCCCTGAGAGAAACTGGGCTGCTCAACAACACTGTTGTGATCTTTACGGCTGACCATGGAGAGCTGGCCATGGAGCACCGGCAGTTTTATAAGATGTCGATGTATGAGGGCAGTTCCCACGTTCCCCTGCTGATCATGGGGCCTGGCCTGATGTCTGGCCTGCAGATCAACCAGCTTGTGTCTTTGGTTGATCTCTATCCCACTGTGCTGGGTAAGGAAGTCGACAGAAGacagaattaaaatgttgattaaaGATTATAAATCATTGAAGTGTCAATCCAGGATAAAAGGGCTATCGTGTTCAAGACCTAAAGGGGTTTAAAGCGTCTGCCCAAcgtctgtaaaaacaacaaaataaaagcatgagtagattcaaattttattaatttaacttGACCTATCACACTTATGTATTTTTCAGACATTGCTGGTATTTCACCTGGAGGTAACCTCAGTGGacactccctccttcctctgctgtcCAAGTCTAGTGGTTTATTCAAAAAGCAACATCCAGACTGGGTTCTGAGTGAATATCATGGCTGTAATGTCAATGCCTCCACATACATGCTGAGAAGTGGCAGGTGGAAATACATCACCTATTCAGATGGCCTGAGCGTCCCTCCCCAGCTTTTTGGTGAGTTCCTAGCGCTCACAGTTCAGTCACTATATGCTTTTCATTCAAACCACTATAACTTAGATTTGTCTCTTTTGCAGACCTTTCACTGGACAAGGAAGAGCTGCACAATGTGGCTCACGAATTCCCAGAGGTGAAGGTGCATCTGGACAAGCTACTGCGCGGCATCGTAGATTACCCAGAAGTCTCGTCAGCTGTCCATCTCTATAATATAAAATCATTTGGGGCCTGGAGAGAGGATCTGGGAGGAAATTACAGCCAGGTCATCGCTACTCTCAGATGGAATGTCGACTGGCAGAGAGATGAGTTAGCCAATGAGAGAGCTATTGACAGGTGGATTTCTGGCTTATCATGATTAAAAACGTTAACAGTGTTATGTGTTACAGAgctgtacttttattttcatttaataaatattttataaaattagtttttttgtcatCTTTGCTGGTCTCCagtttataatttatttgtcatCCTGCCTGATGGTGCACATTCTCAGGCAGAACAAACTGcaggtggttttattttgaaaatccaatGTAGGCGCGGCTTCTTATCTTTCACTTCCCTGTTAGCAAATGTGAAACTGCGCTCCAGATTGTCAACAACACAGCGGATGGCACCAACTTTTATTCACATGAACTAAACCTACACGGGTGACAGCGAACTGAACAAAGTGAGTATGTGTAAGTTATGGTTTTAAATAAGCTAAAGTACGTTGTTTATAGTCACTGACAAGCTAACAGCTAATGCTAAATTGTATTGGCTAACTCAGTTAGCTTTGTGAAGTCCCTTTCTACTTTTAATTCAGGCACAAAAGCGTAGCTAACGTCTGTAGCATATTGTAATTCGAATAAATAGCATTAGCGTTAATTAGCTTCGTTCACTCATTGAGACACTTGGTAGGTTGCAGGTGCATCTGGCTGTAAAGCTAATAAACAGCCAAGTTAATGTTTTGGACTCATTTTGTTTCAGGTGACCACAAGATGTCCAGTAAAGAAGTGAAGACGGAGCTGAAAAGTGCCAGAGAggccattaaaaacaaagattacaAAGATGCTCTGAGACACTGTAAGGTAAGATAACTGAGGTACTGGGGGAAATAAGGTATTTACACAAGATCTGAGCTGGTAATGTGCTTCTGCTATATGTAATCTGTGGTAATCAATGAGACACTGCAAATCTCCCATGTTGTATGCTTGACTTTGTTTTCCGTAATATGGCTTTTAGGCTGTTTTGAAACTGGAGAAGAACAATTATAATGCCTGGGTGTTTATCGGCCTGGCAGCCAGTGAACTGGAGCAACCAGATCAGTCCCAGTCAGCCTATAAAAAGGCAGCGGAGCTGGAGCCTGAGCAGCTACTGGCATGGCAGGTAAGATGTGTATGTGTAGTGGTAACTGCTTACAGGACTGCTTGTTTCACACTAAGAGCAATTCATTCCTTTGTAATGTCTTCTATGGTTTGAGTTGAAACTACAAGGGCAGCAcctacctccaccaaggcctaacagtccacatttaatttcactagaTCCCGATTTATATCTGGATCTGCCACAAATGGCACACACACGTGAATCAGTCTCCTAaagtctgatttttttttttcccatcaagatccatgaatgttTATCTgaaaaatctatgaaaatgcCTTATTCCACAATGTTAATGGAAGTCAAAATGTTGAattggttctttcctgacccataccacattcTTCCACTAGGTTTCGTAGAAAtccattctgtagtttttgcataatcctgccatCTAACTAATGTAGACAAaaccataacctccttggtggaggtaattacaGCCGGGTGCCATAGCACAGTGGCAATGTCCTTTTAAAAGTGTGTTGTTctgacagaggatgttgcattTTATGCTACTTGTCTCAGTGTGTCTATGAGTATTATTCATGTcaacaatgtgtttgtgctttagGGCTTAGCTAATCTTTATGACAAGACGGATCAGTGGGATTTCAAAATTGAGCTACCCAACATTTATCAGAAGCTTGTTGATCTATACGCCAGGTAAGATGTTTAATCAGTACATGTGTCTAATAATTttcaaaaaatttaaatgatttctttaGCATTTATCTCTAAAGGTTCTAACtagttttaatacattttaccGATTTTCGCCATTTTGTGCATTGACAGCTCGGACAAAAAGAAATGTTACGAGGTGATCCAAAAGTTGTCAGATATTTATCTGTCTGACAAAGAATATTTAAAGGTATGTAACTCTGAAAGTATGTGGTCAACAATAATGAAAAGTTAGTGTGTTGTTTTTCGcacattttaatgtatttgtatgtggGGATAGCTGGCAAAGGTTTGGCTGCAGCTCATTCagctgaaagaggaagaagctgtGGACAAGACAGAGTTACTGCAGCTGTGGCAGGAGATGATCCAGCTCCTCTCAGACGGCATTAATGAGAAAGAGCAGgacaatgaaacacaacagcatGTAAGATTTCCccaaatgtgatttaaaacccCCAAACTTTAGCATATCTCTTTGTGCAACACTCTGCAGTACACATGAGTCCAAACCCTTCAACCTACCAACCCCTAAAGGTTATATTTTGAACTTAAAAGCAGATACTGTATGTCGTACCCTGTGTAAGTAGTAAGCTCCAATTTCTCCCACAgaagtacaaatataaaatcatattttacttAATCATATTTTCTGTGCACATATCTGCTATTTGgtgattgtgttgtttgtttgtttgacgcCAACAGTTAATCACAGCTTTTGAGAACACCATTGTTCTGGTGGACCCTGTACcaggagagaaacacaagaaGATCTCAGCCGACTTTATTAATTGTCTCTCTAAAGTAAGCACACACTCTCTTATGCCAGAATTCATGTTAATGTTCTTACAAAGAGGCCACCTGTTTCCTAAGATCTTTCCTAAATCGCCTGCTCAACATTAGTGCTCAAGCAATTTGGGTTTACAGTGGCTGATGGCATATATTTAATGCAATTGAATTAATCATTTCATTATGACTCATCATGATTCTGCTCCTACTTTAGCTGCcgcaagaagaaaacaaaatgaaaaaggctTGTGAGTCCATGCTCACTCACTACCCCAAACAAAGTTATCCTCTTGAGGTCCTTTGTTTGCATTACCTCAAAACAGGTACAATAATTTGAATATGTATTATGTGCTTTCTATTTGGAATTTATCATCAAAATGagtgctttgttttatttcctgtaagTACATCTCTAAGGCATTGAGGAGAATAATTGCATTAAACTCAAAATGCATGATAGGAAATAGCAGTGTTAGTCTTGATATGTGTTATATTTCGATTTGAAGGTATCCTGATTGATGATACAATTAGCTGCTTCTCCCGGCTCCTGGATCTGGCCCCTAACTCTGGGTTGGGTCACTTGGGTCTGGGCACTAAAGCACTTCAGGAAGGAAGATATACAGACGCCATAAAGGAACTTTCGCAAGGTTAGTTTGATCTGAAACCCAGAGTGAATACTGTGCTCGTAGTGAGACATGCACTTCATGAGCAACTCTGTGATTCAGAATGACAGTGATAGTTGATGATAACTCTGCATGATCTATCTCCTCTGTTTTATTAGGGTTGAAGAAGATGAGCTGTAGCACAGGATGGTACAGTCTGGCTGAAGCTCAGGTTAAAGTGCACAGATACTCGGACAGTGCTACTTCATGCTGCCAAGGTTTGTGTAGTCTGCTGTATATCACTATAAGCATTCAGACTGTATAACAACAGCATGTCATCGCTGATGTGAGTcccaaatgaaacacacatcTTAGCCTCTTTGTTAATGGGACTGGGTCCTGTACTACAAAGCGAGCTCAACATATCCCGGATATCTTTCTGTATTCCGGCTCGACTTAACCTAACAATCACAGGCTAAGGCTAAGAGGTCCCACGATGCTGGTTATCAACACAACAAGTCAACCCAGGCTTTCCTACTCTAGATATGAGCGCGTGACATGGACAAGTGTACTGACAGCAGACCTGCATATTTCACAATTGTTGAGCCCTGTCAAAAGGAGAATTTCTGTCACTTGAGACAGACAATACAGTTTATCTATCTGTCGGACTAAAAGAAAAGCAGTTGCAGCTGTGCAGTTGCAGGAAGGACAGCTGGCAAAAAAATCTCTGAATTTCGAATGCATATAAGTCAATGTTTTTGTAAAACTGTCATTAGGGCAACAGTGGATCTGACTATACTTTCGTTTGTGTTTCCATTACATTAATGCGTAATTTACATGTATTCTTATTGTGAGCATGACAGTTTGAGGAAGTTATTAGGTGCGGTACAGCGCTTTTATTAAATTTCTACTGTATTTTGATATCGGTATACAAATGCACAATAAGGTTTGTAAACAACTCAGATACTGAATGAAAGTAAAACACCATAAAGAACAATACAAATTATACCAAAGAAAAGACATTGCTATTAATGtgcaaaatgtttaaatgtacaTTCCGTACAGTGGTTTTGCTGAGTTACTCTGCATCACCCACAGTGAACAAGAAACTCCCACAAGTAAAGGATTTTGTCGGTCTCTGAAAACCCTTGCCCTCCTCTGAACttcattgtttatattttttcttttaggtCTGACGACGTGTGTTTCTGGAGACAAGGAGCTGAAGGTCAAACTGCTGAGGTTGAAGCTTGAGACTTTAGtcagaagtggaggagagaaggctgCAGATGATGCTTTGGACACCTTTTCACAAGTAAAGTGATTAATACTAATGTGTTTGTACTAcaatttttattaatttttttaggTAACTAGGTATTAAGTAATTCAGTAGTTTATagattgttttgatttattctgagtttaatatgaatatattttgcTATTTTAATAAAGGGCGTATGTGTATAAAGGGCGACAGAACATCCAAGAAAATGTCATgtctatgtttgtttttaattagatttttcaGATTCCAGATGCTGTAAAAGACCAAGTTCTCGTTGCCCTTAAAGGACGTGCATACCTGAACAAAGGACAGATTGATCAAGCACTTAAGGTTGACTAACTGAATTCTGTCCATGAAACTGTCACTTCTACTTTATGATTAACATAAGAAACTAAATAATTTAGCAActaattaaatcaaaacataTTCGACCAATGATATGATTGTCTAATCCTATTGATGAATATGTATCTTGTATTCGATTGAAGATTAATAAGTATAACTTAAACAGTTATATCTTCCATAGGTATCATCAGAGCTTGTGGCCTCCAACCCAAACCTGGACCAGGGTTTAGCTCTGAGAGGACTGGTGCATTCAGCTGAAGGTCAGCATCAGCTGGCAGAGCAGAGGTAAGACCTGTCTTTTGTCtttatctgtgtgcatgtcttaCATCTGTGGCCCTGCACTGTCTTAAACATTGGTAGAACGGTCCATTTGTATGATGCACTTATGTAACTTTTCTTGCACTGCGTTGCAGTTTCCTGAAGGCAGCTACCCTGAGCCCAAACTGTGCAGAGTACTATTTTTTGCTGGGACAACTCTACTGGGACATGGGAGAAGAGACACGTAAGGACAGAGGCAAAGCTCAAACACACTTGCTAAAGGTTGGTACAGCTATAGAACATTTCATAACATGATCTGTTCATTTTagataaataaaaccataaCTTGTTTGTGAAGAAATGTTaccatatcttttttttattaacagttGTAGCGTAGTGTTGAATgacatcttattttgaaagttcCACTTTTACATTTCAGGCGGCAAAGATAGATCCACACCTCGGCTGTGTTTTCCGCTACCTTGGGCATTACTACAGGGAGATAGCTACTGATCGTGGTCGTGCACGAGGCTGTTATAAGAAGGCCTTCGAGTTGGACGATGAGGATTCTGAGTCTGGAAGTGCCTCAGTGGATCTCAGTATGGAGCAGGAGGATATGGTGAGTGGCCTCGGTGGTTAGAAAAGCCAGTTTTCAGAGTTGTCAGGTGTGTTGTTGGTACTTTctcgttgtgtttgtgtaaaggtGTCCTTCCTTAATGCCACAGGACACTGCCTTAGCAACACTGGAGTCAGTGATAGAGAAAGCCACTCCCGGTTCAGCTAAATGGGCCTGGATGAGACGAGGCCTTTACTACCTGAAGGTCGGGGAGCATCAACACGCCGTCTCTGAGTATGAATTTCAAATCTGATATAAATCTATTATATTTGTCCGGATGTTTTCACTTTATGAACATTATTGACCCTTCAGTTAATGTTTGCAGTCTGCAGGCAGCTCTGAGAGCAGACCCTGACGACTGGGTGTGCTGGGAGTGTTTAGGCGAGGCCTACCTAAACCGCCGGAGCTTCACGGCTGCGCTGAAGGCAT includes:
- the arsk gene encoding arylsulfatase K; translated protein: MNALAVALSFLFLIDGQTFCQNGTKPNIVMVMSDAFDGRLTFDPGSKVVQLPYVNYLRELGSTFLNAYTNSPICCPSRAAMWSGQFVHLTQSWNNFKGLDANATTWMDELEAKGYLTKAMGKLDYTSGSHSVSNRVEAWTRDVHFLLRQEGRPVTQLVGNMSTVRIMRKDWKNTDKAAQWIHQTAAASHQPFALYLGLNLPHPYQTQSLGPTAGGSTFRSSPYWLKKVSSDLITVPKWLPTAAMHPVDFYSTFTKNCTGVFTEDEVKSIRAFYYAMCAEADAMLGHVISALRETGLLNNTVVIFTADHGELAMEHRQFYKMSMYEGSSHVPLLIMGPGLMSGLQINQLVSLVDLYPTVLDIAGISPGGNLSGHSLLPLLSKSSGLFKKQHPDWVLSEYHGCNVNASTYMLRSGRWKYITYSDGLSVPPQLFDLSLDKEELHNVAHEFPEVKVHLDKLLRGIVDYPEVSSAVHLYNIKSFGAWREDLGGNYSQVIATLRWNVDWQRDELANERAIDRWISGLS